A part of Phoenix dactylifera cultivar Barhee BC4 chromosome 2, palm_55x_up_171113_PBpolish2nd_filt_p, whole genome shotgun sequence genomic DNA contains:
- the LOC103719885 gene encoding uncharacterized protein LOC103719885, whose translation MASWLGRKKSGEKGKKGGEEEEKKVVLDGTEIRELVENEDAFTSFVEHKFQELDVNHDGKLDVKELQPAVADIGAALGLPAQGTSTDSDHIYSEVLNEFTHGKQEQVSKSEFKEVLSDILLGMAAGLKRDPIVILRIDGEDLKEFVESPKFEPDALAIFSEMESANESLRKCLTVGLQQLTVEHGMPPASDSWVISNIVEPALQSLSTDRLEQHASQEIFFEEFKKLLCSLIQCLQEHPVIVAHSENTFDGSGIKILLSNKFELDKLLDSVWRDLPKDQHQKTSKDYLRVALDRMASSADLPPFGAVGQVDAIVNDSLKMVNADDGKIVDEAEFKKTLTEILGSLMLQLEGNPISVSSNSVVHEPLESSSTLLTASSLSASPSEGD comes from the exons ATGGCCAGTTGgttggggaggaagaagagcggggagaaggggaagaagggaggtgaggaggaggagaagaaggtggTGCTGGATGGGACGGAGATAAGGGAGTTGGTGGAGAACGAAGACGCCTTTACTAGCTTCGTCGAGCACAAGTTCCAGGAGCTGGACGTCAACCACGACGGTAAGCTCGACGTCAAGGAGCTCCAGCCCGCCGTCGCTGACATCGGCGCCGCCCTTGGCCTCCCGGCCCAGGGCACCTCGACGGACTCCGACCACATCTACTCTGAG GTTTTGAATGAATTCACACATGGAAAGCAAGAACAAGTGAGCAAGTCCGAGTTTAAGGAGGTACTTTCTGATATTTTGTTGGGCATGGCAGCTGGGCTAAAAAGGGACCCAATCGTCATCTTGAGGATTGATGGGGAAGACTTGAAGGAGTTTGTCGAGAGCCCAAAATTTGAACCAGACGCACTTGCCATATTCTCAGAGATGGAGTCAGCAAATGAGTCTCTCCGCAAGTGCTTGACAGTGGGTCTTCAACAACTCACAGTTGAGCATGGCATGCCACCAGCTTCTGACTCTTGG GTCATAAGTAACATCGTGGAACCTGCTTTACAATCACTTTCTACCGATCGGCTCGAACAACATGCTTCTCAAGAGATCTTCTTTGAAGAATTTAAAAAGCTTTTGTGCAGCCTCATCCAATGCCTCCAAGAGCACCCTGTCATTGTTGCCCATAGTGAAAACACCTTTGATGGAAGTGGCATCAAGATACTATTATCAAACAAATTTGAATTGGATAAG TTGTTGGATTCGGTGTGGAGAGACCTACCGAAGGATCAGCATCAGAAAACATCAAAGGACTATCTTCGGGTTGCACTAGATAGGATGGCTTCCTCTGCAGATTTACCTCCTTTTGGTGCTGTTGGTCAG GTTGATGCTATTGTGAATGACTCATTGAAGATGGTAAATGCAGACGATGGGAAGATTGTGGATGAAGCCGAGTTCAAGAAAACGTTAACCGAGATTCTTGGGAGCCTTATGTTGCAATTGGAGGGCAACCCTATATCTGTTTCATCTAACTCAGTGGTTCATGAGCCTTTAGAGTCTTCATCTACCCTCTTGACTGCATCATCATTGTCGGCTTCACCAAGTGAGGGAGATTAG